CAGATCCTAAAACAGATCCTGTAGGGGCTTTTGTAGGAATGCGAGGGGTTCGGGTAAAAAATATCATTCGAGAATTAAACGAAGAGAAAATTGATATAGTCAACTATGCATCTTCCTCTGTCGAAATGTTGCAAAATCTTCTGTTCCCGATAGAAATCCAAAAAATAGCAATTTTAGAGGATGATAAAGTTATAGCCATCGTTGTTAATGATTCAGATTACGCGACGGTTATAGGGAAAAAAGGTATTAATGCTAGACTCATCAGTCAAATACTTGGATATGAGCTAGAAGTTCAAAGAATGAGCGAGTACAATAAGCTTTTAGAGATCCAACGACTTCAATTAGCTGAATTTGAGAACCCAGAATTGGATAAGCCTCTAGAAATGGAAAATATTAGCAAGTTGGTGATCCAGAATCTAGTGCAGGCCGGATATGACACTATACGAAAGGTTTTGTTAGCTAGTGCTAGCGAACTTGCCGCTGTCCCTGGAATTAGTTTAGATCTTGCTTATAAAATTCTTGAGCAAGTCAGTAAACATGGAGAACATAAAATTGACGAAAAACCTAAAACTGAAGATTAAAAATTCAAAACTGACTAAGGCTGCCGGATTAGACAAGCTTAAAGCAAAACTTGCTCAGGCTGGTTCTGAAATAAAACCTCAAGAAGAGAAAAGTAGCAAAATTTCTCGAAGTAAAGCGGCTAAAGTTGTCCAAGACGGTTTCGATGCAACATCTCCGCTTCCTTCTGCTGAGTCGAATTTTGGAGAAAGCTCCTCTCCTCGCCGTATTCGTGCAAAGTCGAGATCTTCATTTACTAGTTTGGAGGAATCTTCTTCTGTTCCTGATGATTTGCCTGCTTCCTCTTCCGAATCTGAGGTTGTTTTAGAAACACAAGCTGAAGCTTTTCTCGAGATTAATCCCGAATCGACTGCAGAAGAAATGTCTTCGAAAGAACCCGAGTCTCATACAGAAAGTTTTGAAGAAACTGAAAATCCTTCTCAAGAGGATACAGTCGAGGAAGTTATAGAGGTTTTAGCTCCACCCATAGACTCAAACAAAAACGAAGAGGAGGCTGTAGCTCTTGAATCTTCTCCTGATCCAAAGCCGGCTAAAGTTACAATTAAATCGAAGTTTGGTCCTACAGGTAAGCATATTAATCATCTACTGTCTAAGACTTACAGCAAAAGCGTTGACACAGATAAAGCGGATAAATCAGAGAAGTCTTCAGTAAAATCTTCGACCACAGCAAGTACGGAAGAAAATAGCTCTCACTCCCCTATAAAAAAGAGTGAGCCATCCTCCTCTGGGTTTGGAAATAGCAATGGTAGAGGTTTTCTCAGAAAAGACTCAAAAAAGTCTATGCCCGAATTTAGGGATGGCAGAAAAAAATCTACGGAATCTGTTAAGTCTTTTTCCGGTAGAGACCGGTATGGATTAAACGAAAGCAACGATGATGATAAATGGAGAAAGAAGCGTATAAAGCAAAAGAAGTCCTATGAAGATCACGTTGTGCAACGCCCTACTTCTATTAAAGTTCCCCTTCCTATTACAGTGAAAGATTTGGCGGCGGAGATGAAGCTTAAAGCTTCGGAGCTCATCCAAAAAATGTTTATTCATGGGATGACCTACGTCGTGAATGATGTTTTAGATGATGAGACTACCGTTCAATTTATTGGATCCGAGTTTGGATGTACTGTAGAGATTGATCACTCTGAAAAAGAAAAAATTCAAGTAGTTTCTAATTCTGTCAGGGAAGAAATTAGCGGCACACCCCCCGAAAAGCTCAAAACAAGGCCTCCTGTAGTAGCCTTCATGGGGCATGTTGACCACGGAAAAACTAGTTTGATAGATGCTTTGAGAAAAAGTAATATTGCTTCAGGTGAAGCTGGAGCAATAACCCAGCACATGGGAGCTTTCCGTTGTTCTACTTCTGTAGGAGATATAACTGTTTTGGATACTCCGGGACACGAAGCCTTCTCCGCTATGAGAGCTCGCGGAGCCGAAATTTGTGACATAGTGGTTTTAGTAATAGCTGGAGATGAAGGTATCAAAGAACAGACAACGGAAGCTATTCAACATGCTGTAGCGTCTGAGATCGTTGTAGTTGTCGCCATTAACAAGTGTGACAAGCCTAATTTTAATGTTGAAAATGTGTACCGACAATTAGCGGAGTACAATCTTCTTCCTGAAGCATGGGGTGGAGCTACGGCCACAGTAAATACTTCAGCCAGAACTGGGGAGGGTCTCACGGATCTTTTAGAAATGTTGGCGTTACAAGCCGAAGTTTTGGAATTGAAGGCCGATCCAAGTAATAGAGCTAGAGGATTAGTTATTGAGTCTGAGTTGCATAAAGGATTAGGACATGTGGCAACGGTTCTAGTTCAAAACGGAACCCTGAAAGTTGGAGATTCTTTAGTATTCAATGATTGTTACGGGAAAGTAAAGACTATGCATGATGAGCATAACCTTTCCATGAAAGAAGCTTCTCCATCCACGCCTGCACTAATTACTGGACTTTCTGGTATTCCTAAAGCTGGGGACCCATTCGTTGTAGTAAAAAACGAAAAAACAGCTAAGGAAATTATTGAGGCTAGAATTGCTGGAAAACAAAGATTTGCTCTTCAGCAAAAGCGCAATTTATCTTTTGATGCTTTACTGCAAAACAGAAAAGTTTTGAAGCTCATAATTAAAGCAGACGTTCAGGGTTCCGTTGAGGCTCTTGTAAGCTCTATAGCGAAGATAAAATCTGAGAAAGTAAAGGTTGATATTGTCTCCACAGGAGTTGGAGAAATTTCAGAATCTGATATTCGCCTTGCCGCAGCATCTAAAACGACTATACTAGGGTTCCATACTTCGATAGAAAGTCATGCAGAGCCCCTTATTAAGAGTCTCGGAGTCCGAGTAAAGCTGCATGATATTATCTATCATGCCATAGACGATGTAGAAACTATGATGGCAGATTTATTAGATCCTATCACCGAGGAGAAGCCCTTGGGGTCTGCCGAAATTAAGGAAATCTTTAAGTCATCTCAACTAGGTTGCATTTACGGATGTTTGGTTATTGAAGGTAGTGTTGTAAGAAATCAAAAAATCAACTTGGTTAGAGACAAAGAGGTTGTGTGGAAAGGATCCATATCCTCATTGAAGCGAGTTAAAGAAGATGTTAAAGAGGTTAAAAAAGGTCTTGAGTGCGGAGTGCTTCTCGAAGGGTACGGGTTGGCTAAGGTAGGAGATATAATTCAGTGCTATGAGATTATTTATCATCCACAAAAACTATAGTAGCAGTAATCTTTATGACAGAGAGTAGAAGATTGAAAAAAGCTAATGCTTTGCTTAGAGAAGCTATAGCCCAAGTGATCCTTAAAGAAGTTCAACATCCGAAGATTTCTAATGAGTGGGTTACTGTCACTAGGGTTTCTGTCTCCCCTGATATGCATTCGGCCAAAGTATACGTTTCCATTATGCCCAATTCAAAAAATAGTTCAGAGGAGACTTTAGAAGCATTAAATGCCTCTTCGGGGTTTATTGCTTGTAAGGCATCTAGAGGCATTGTTCTTAAGTATTTTCCTGAACTAGATTTTTATCTAGAAGACATTTTTTCTCCTCAAGATCGCGTTGAGGAGCTTTTATGGAGAATAAAAGAAGAAGAAAGGCTATCCCCTCCTGCTTTAGATCAAACAGATGAAGTGTTATGAAATTAGTGACCGATCTTAAAGAAGGCATTCTTCTTGTGAATAAACCCAAGGGGAGGACTTCTTTTAGTCTCATTCGTGCTTTAACAAAACTCACAGGCGTAAAAAAAATTGGCCATGCAGGCACCTTAGACCCTTTTGCTACAGGAGTCATGGTCATGCTTTTAGGAAGAAAATATACTCGTCTGTCAGATAAACTGCTTTTTCAAGATAAGGAGTATGACGCTGTTGCTTATTTGGGCACTACAACGGATTCTTACGATTGCGATGGAAAAGTGGTTGGTAGATCTAAAAAAGTTCCCACTTTACAAGAAATTTTGAAAGCTTCCGAGTCTTTTCAAGGAGAGATTCTTCAGCTTCCACCCATGTTTTCGGCAAAAAAGGTTCAGGGTAGAAAGCTGTATGAATATGCGAGAAAAGGGATTGTCGTTGAAAGGGCTGAGTGTAAAGTACGGGTTTCCTTAAAAGTTATAAACTATGAATATCCTAGGATATTCTTTTCCGTTTCTTGCAGCAAAGGCACCTATATTCGCAGTATTGCTCATGAGTTGGGTAACATGTTGGGTTGTGGAGCTTATTTAGAGGAGCTTTGTAGGTCTCGGAGCGGGAATTTTTTGCTGAAAGACTGTATTGATGGAAACCTTCTTGACAATGAGGGTTTTGATATTACCCCTCATTTGGTAGACGTAAAAGAAGAGCACCTGACATACAGAGACTCTTTGCAGAACCCATAAAGGTTTTTCTTCCTTTTAATTTCTAGCGTCTCTCGATGCTATTTAGTTATGTAGGAACAGTACCACATCTCCATCTTGAACGATATAATCCCGACCTTCAGCTCTTAGCTTTCCATTCTCCCTGGCGCCAGATCTTCCTCCGTATGTAATCATGTCCTCCATAGACACAACTTCAGCTCTTATGAATCCTTTAGAAATATCTGTATGAATAGCAGCTGCTGCATCAGGAGCTTTAGTTCCTCTAGAAATAGTCCAAGCTCGAGTTTCTATAGGCCCTGTAGTGAAGTAAGATATAAGACCCAAGGCGTCATAAGTAGACCGGACTAACCGCGTTAATCCTGATTCTTTCAATCCCAAAGACAATAACAATTCGTTTGCTTCCTCTTTAGGCAATGCTGAAAGTTCCTCTTCCAAACGAACACAAATAGGAATTACAGGAGCCCTTTCTTCAGATGCAATTTTCTTGACTTTCTCCACATATTCATTAGAAAGTTCCCCTAGAGAATCTTCATCAATGTTAGCTACGTACAAGATAGGTTTCTTTGTCAAGAATGGATAAGGTTTTAGCACTTCCCTTTCAATATCACTAAGTTCTAGGGTCCTTACTGGCTGCTCACTTTCTAAATGTTTTAAAACTTTTTCTAGGACAAACAACAGAGCCCCTGGCTCCTTTTTTCCTTTCGCAGCCTTTTCTGCTTTGCCATATATACTCTGAGCAGAAGAGAAGTCAGACAAGATAAGTTCGAGGTTAATAGTCGCTATATCGTCTTCTGGGTCTATCTTTCCTGCAACATGGGTAATCTCAGTGTTTTCAAAACATCTTACCACATGGGCTATGGCATGCGTTTCCCTAACATGAGATAAAAACTTATTTCCCAACCCCTCCCCTGAAGCAGCCCCCTTAACAAGTCCCGCAATGTCCACAAATTTTACATCAGCATAAACGATTTTTTCACTATTACTTATGCTAGCTAACCTGGATAACCTTTCGTCTTTAACGGAAACAATTCCAACGTTGGGATCTATCGTACAAAATGGGTAATTGCATGAAGCTATGCCTGCACCTGTCAACGCATTAAACAACCCGGACTTTCCTACATTTGGAAGACCCACAATTCCACATTCGGTATGGCTCACCCACTACCTCCTTCAGAGATTGATACCGATAAAAATAAAACGAAACTATACACTAAGAGTATATATTATTTCACTCGCATCCTTAGGCTTAATTCCTTTAACAGCGAAATTTTGATAGCCTAGAGGATCAGCTTGTTTAAAAACCCTTCATTAAGGTAACTTCCAGTTTATTCGTTAGTGACTAAAAAGTACGCTACTTTACGACGTATCAGTAGGATATTGGCGCAGTTATGGGTGAAAAAACAGAAAAGGCGACGCCAAAACGACTTAGGGATGCAAGAAAGAAAGGTCAGGTAGCGAAGTCTCAAGATTTTCCTTCCGCGGTTACTTTTATAGTTTCCATGACTACGGCCTTTTATTTGGCCAACTTCTTTTATGAACAATTGGGCTCTTTTCTGTCTTCGGTATTGATACAAGCTCCTACGAATCACGAACCCAGAGTCACGCTATTCTACCTTCACAAATGTTTGCTTTTAATATTAACGACTTCTCTGCCTCTGTTAGGAGTTGTATCTGTTATTGGATTACTGATAGGTTTTTTAATCGTTGGTCCAACATTTTCTACTGAAGTCTTTAAGCCAGACCTAAAAAAGTTTAATCCCATTGATAATCTCAAGCAAAAATTCAAACTCAAAACTTTTATTGAATTGATGAAGTCTGTGCTAAAAATCTTTGGAGCAGCCTTGATATTGTATTTCACGATAAAGGGAAGGGCAGCTCTCCTCATAGAAACTGCAGGGATTTCTCCTATCGCATCTGCCGAGATTTTCAAACAAATCTTATTAAAAGCTACAACATCTATAGGTATTTTTTTTCTCGTAGTTGCTGTAGCAGACCTTGTGTACCAAAGACACAATTTTGCTAAAGAACTAAAAATGGAAAAGTTTGAGGTAAAACAAGAGTTTAAAGACACAGAAGGTAACCCCGAAATTAAAGGCAGAAGAAGACAAATAGCTCAAGAAATTGCTTATGAAGATTCTTCATCACAAATTAAACACGCTAGTGCAGTAGTCTCCAATCCTAGAGATATTGCAATCGCTATAGGATACATGCCAGAAAAATACAAAGCGCCTTGGATTATTGCCATGGGAGCTGACTATAGAGCGAGAAAAATTATAGAAGAGGCTGAAAAATATAATATCCCGGTCATGAGGAATGTTCCATTAGCTCATCAACTTTGGGAAGAAGGAAAAGAGTTGAAGTTTATTCCAGAATCCACGTATGAAGCTATTGGGGAAATCCTCTTATACGTAACCTCTCTTAACGCGCAAAACTCTAACGCTAAAGATCTTAACAAAGACGACGATTGATGAATAAGTTACTAAATTTTGTTAGTAAAACCTTCGGCGGGGAAGCCGCTCTTAATCTAATCAACAAGTCAAGTGATTTGCTGTTAGCTATTTGGATGATTGGCGTCGTCTTGATGATCATCATCCCTCTACCTCCAGCTATTGTGGACTTAATGATTACTGTTAACTTGGGGGTTTCAGTTTTCCTATTGATGGTCGCTCTTTATATTCCCAGCGCGCTACAACTATCTGTTTTTCCCTCATTACTTCTCATTACCACAATGTTTCGGTTAGGGATTAACATTTCTTCCTCGAGGCAGATTCTGCTAAAGGCTTTTGCGGGTCATGTTATCCAAGCCTTTGGGGATTTCGTTGTTGGAGGAAACTACGTTGTAGGATTTATTATCTTCCTAATTATTACAATTATTCAGTTTATCGTTGTCACCAAAGGTGCGGAGAGAGTTGCTGAGGTCGCTGCTAGATTCCGGTTGGACGCGATGCCTGGCAAACAAATGGCGATTGATGCGGACCTTAGAGCTGGAATGATAGACGCTTCTCAAGCCAGAGACAAGCGTGCCCAAATTCAAAAAGAAAGTGAACTTTATGGAGCCATGGACGGAGCTATGAAGTTCATCAAGGGAGACGTTATTGCTGGTATCGTGATTTCGTTAATCAACATTGTTGGTGGGTTAGTTATTGGTGTTACCATGCACGGCATGGATTTAGCTCAAGCGGGTTATGTCTACACTTTACTGTCTATCGGAGATGGTCTGGTATCTCAAATCCCTTCCCTATTGATTTCTCTTACTGCCGGTATTGTGACAACAAGGGTTTCTAGCGACAAGAACACCAACCTTGGAAAGGAAATTTCTTCGCAATTAATCAGAGAACCTAGGGCATTGCTAATAGCGGCTTGCGCTACTTTAGGCATAGGATTCTTCAAGGGATTCCCCTTATGGTCCTTTGCAATGCTAGCTCTCCTCCTTGGATTTTTTGGAATTGTCCTCTTGGCTAAGAAAAATAACGGAGCTAAAAAATCTGCCTCAGGGGCTGCGGGTTCAACCACTGTTGGAGCTGCTGATGGATCTGCAGTAGCTGGCGATAACCCTGATGACTATTCTCTTACTCTTCCTGTTATTTTGGAACTTGGAAAAGATTTATCTAAATTGATCCAGCAAAAGACAAAAAGTGGTCAAAGTTTTGTCGATGATATGATTCCCAAAATGAGGCAAGCTCTCTACCAAGACGTTGGTATTCGTTACCCTGGGATACATGTACGAACAGACTCCCCTTCGTTAGAAGGTTATGATTATATGATCCTTCTTAATGAAGTTCCTTATGTTCGAGGAAAAATTCCTCCTAATCACGTGCTCACTAATGAGGTTGAAGAAAATCTATCCCGTTACAACTTACCTTTTGTTAATTATAAGAATTCTGCTGGTTTACCTTCCACCTGGGTTAATGAAGATGCTAAAGGGATTCTGGAGAAAGCCGCTATTAAATATTGGACTCCCCTAGAGGTGATTATTCTGCATTTGTCTTACTTCTTCCATAGAAATTCTCAAGAATTCTTAGGTATACAAGAAGTAAGATCTATGATGGAATTTATGGAACGGTCTTTTCCTGACTTAGTTAAAGAAGTTACCCGTTTAATTCCTTTACAGAAGCTTACGGAAATTTTTAAGCGACTTATACAAGAACAGATTTCTATCAAGGATCTGCGCACAATTTTAGAATCCTTAAGTGAATGGGCTCAAACGGAGAAAGATACTGTATTACTTACGGAATATGTACGCTCTTCGTTAAAGTTATATATCAGCTTTAAGTTTTCCCAAGGACAATCAGCAATCTCCGTCTATTTATTAGATCCTGAGATAGAGGAAATGATTCGTGGAGCTATTAAGCAAACATCTGCAGGGTCCTATTTGGCGTTAGATCCAGATTCAGTAAACCTTATTCTAAAATCCATGCGAAATACTATCACTCCTGCACCTCCAGGAGGTCAGCCCCCAGTAATGTTGACAGCAATTGATGTTAGAAGATATGTAAGAAAATTAATAGAAACTGAATTCCCAGATATCGCTGTTATTTCTTATCAGGAAATTCTTCCGGAAATTCGTATCCAGCCTTTAGGAAGAATTCAGATTTTCTAGAGTTCTTTTTGCTGTCAACTTCATTAAGGGGGGCTAATGAGTGCATCAGGCGGAGCTGGTGGTCTAGGTGGGGCTGGCGCTGTCAACGTTTCTGCAATAGAAGCAAAGGCTGCGGCAGCTGATGCAAAAGAGGTTGTTGCTAATCAAGAAACTTCTGAAATGAGTATGATTACTGCTAGTCAGGATTTAACTAATCCAGCTGCAGCAACAAGAACTCGTAAAAAAGAAGAAAAGTTTGAGTCTATAGAAAACAGAAAGAAAGCTTCTGCTGGCGAGGAGAAAAAAACTAAGTCTACAGAAGAAAAAGCTGGTGAAGACTTAGCGGATAAAACGGCTGCCAATAACCCTGAAATTTCTGCTAAAGACCTTCGTTCTCTAAAGGAAGGTATTAGTGACGACTCTTCTCCCGAAGACATCTTAGAAATGGTCAATGAAAAATTTTCTGATCCTGTTTCTAAGATGCAGGCTTTGGAGTATTTGGATGTGACGACTCCTGCTTCTCAAGGTGCTCTAAAATCTGCCATTTCCAGAGCTAAAGAACAGTTTTCTAACGAGAATCGACGAGAAATTTCTGGTGGAAAAAACATTCTATTTGCTTCTCAGCAATATGCAGAAGCTCTAAATGTGTCGCCCTCTGGATTACGCTCTTTATACACGGAGGTCACTGGCGACACTCATTCTTGTCAGCAATTACTTGGAATGCTTCAAGACCGGTACACATTTCCTGAGATGGGCAAAGTAACTAGCTTTCTTTTGAATGGCATGTCTGCTGATATGAAATCTTCAGGTCCTTCCATAGCTCCTGCTAAGCTTCAGGTAATGATGAACGAAATTAAAAATCTCCAAGCTGTTCTAACTTCTTTTGATTTTTTTGAAGCTAGTTTTCCTGCCATGGAAAACTCTCTCAAAATGGAGGGAGTTCCTCTACCTTCGGATTTAAATTTTGTAAAAGTTGCTGAAGGATTTCATCGAACTGTTGGAGAAAAATTTCCTTCTATGTCGAAACTACAAAGTGAAGTTCAGGGATTGGTTGGCAACAATATAGAAGCCCAGTCAGCCATTTTAAATTTATTTTTCCAAGGGTTAAACAAAACTTCCCCTAGGCTCTATCAAACGGCAGAAAAAAGAACACAACTAGCGACCGTTATTACAAACACATTAGACGCTATTAATGCCAATAACGATGATTACCCGAAGCCTACAGATTTTCCAAAACCTAAACCATGGTCCTAACCAATTGGAGGCATTTTTATGCAAAGTCAATTTGAGCAACTGATGGAAGAATTAGGAAAGGAAGTGGGTTCTCCTCTCATACCTGATGCTAATCAGGCTTGCAAAATTCGATTTGCAGAAAATGATGTTGCCGTGCAAATGGAAGCTGATGGACCTGATGGAAACATCGCTATTGGAGCTATTTTGGGAAAAGTTCCCGCAAATAATTTTCGAGAAAGGCTGTTTAAGGCTGCTTTATCCGTTAATGCTTCTCACCAATCTGAAGTTAAAGGGGTTTTAGCTTATGGAGAAGTCTCTGAGCAATTATTTTTGTGTGATGTCTTGAATATGCATTACTTGGATGGGAAGAAACTATATGAGTACGCCCTATCCTTTTCCAAGCATGCAGCTATATGGATAGGAGCCGTTAACTCCGGAAATCTCCCCGATCTCCATTCTCTAGGATTGTACAACTTATGACATTTAACAAGGCTTCTTCATTTAACTCCTCCTTAAGAAAAAGCCGCTATGTTTCTGCAACCACTGTCAAATCTCTACTTGAATCTCCATCAAAGTCCCATTGGGAAAAAATTGGGATCAATCATAAAGATGGGGTTTGCGTGCCTCTATTTTCTTTAAAATCAAGATCAAGTTTTGGAATAGGTGAATTTTATGACTTAATTCTTTTGTTTCAATGGTGTAAAACCGTTGGGTTTCAAATTGTTCAATTGCTACCACTAAATGATACGGGGGAAGATACAAGCCCATATAACGCCATTTCATCAGTAGCATTAAATCCCATTTTCTTATCTCTGAATTCATTGCCTGATATTGATAAAGTTCCCTCTTATCATAAGCGGGTTTCTTTTTTAAAGTCTCTGAATAACAACGATTCCGTAAACTACAGAGACGTTAGGAAAATCAAGATGTCTATACTTAGAGAATATTATAATACTGTGGGTAAACATTACGCTAAAAGCGATGACTTATTTCAGAAATTTGTTGAAAAAGAGTCTTATTGGTTAAAACCTTATTCACTATTTAAATCTCTTAGAGAATCCTTCCAAAATCTGCCCATTAATCGGTGGCCTAAAGACACGCTGTGCTACTCTGGTATAAAAAATTTGGAATCAGAAAACTCTTCCTCTGCATTTTTTTTTCAATATCTTCAATACTTATGTTTCCAGCAATTGCTAAAGGTAAGAGAAGAAGCTGATAAGCTAGGAATTCTCATTAAAGGAGATATTCCTATTCTCATAAGTAATGACAGTGCTGACGTTTGGTACTACCGAAATCTTTTTACTTCTTCTGTGTCTGTTGGAGCTCCGCCCGACTTATACAACTTAGAAGGACAAAATTGGAACCTTCCCCTCTACAATTGGGAATCTATGGAAGCAATAGACTACAAATGGTGGAGAGTTCGATTGCAGTATGCAGAAAATTTTTACTCTTTATATAGGCTTGACCACATAGCTGGATTTTTTCGGATGTGGATTATACCCCAAGATGGCCGATCAAGATTTGTTCCTGAAAAAGAATCAGAATTTTTAACTCAAGGAACAAAGATTTTAAAAAATTTACTAGCAT
This sequence is a window from Chlamydiifrater volucris. Protein-coding genes within it:
- the rbfA gene encoding 30S ribosome-binding factor RbfA, whose protein sequence is MTESRRLKKANALLREAIAQVILKEVQHPKISNEWVTVTRVSVSPDMHSAKVYVSIMPNSKNSSEETLEALNASSGFIACKASRGIVLKYFPELDFYLEDIFSPQDRVEELLWRIKEEERLSPPALDQTDEVL
- the sctV gene encoding type III secretion system export apparatus subunit SctV, translating into MNKLLNFVSKTFGGEAALNLINKSSDLLLAIWMIGVVLMIIIPLPPAIVDLMITVNLGVSVFLLMVALYIPSALQLSVFPSLLLITTMFRLGINISSSRQILLKAFAGHVIQAFGDFVVGGNYVVGFIIFLIITIIQFIVVTKGAERVAEVAARFRLDAMPGKQMAIDADLRAGMIDASQARDKRAQIQKESELYGAMDGAMKFIKGDVIAGIVISLINIVGGLVIGVTMHGMDLAQAGYVYTLLSIGDGLVSQIPSLLISLTAGIVTTRVSSDKNTNLGKEISSQLIREPRALLIAACATLGIGFFKGFPLWSFAMLALLLGFFGIVLLAKKNNGAKKSASGAAGSTTVGAADGSAVAGDNPDDYSLTLPVILELGKDLSKLIQQKTKSGQSFVDDMIPKMRQALYQDVGIRYPGIHVRTDSPSLEGYDYMILLNEVPYVRGKIPPNHVLTNEVEENLSRYNLPFVNYKNSAGLPSTWVNEDAKGILEKAAIKYWTPLEVIILHLSYFFHRNSQEFLGIQEVRSMMEFMERSFPDLVKEVTRLIPLQKLTEIFKRLIQEQISIKDLRTILESLSEWAQTEKDTVLLTEYVRSSLKLYISFKFSQGQSAISVYLLDPEIEEMIRGAIKQTSAGSYLALDPDSVNLILKSMRNTITPAPPGGQPPVMLTAIDVRRYVRKLIETEFPDIAVISYQEILPEIRIQPLGRIQIF
- the sctU gene encoding type III secretion system export apparatus subunit SctU; its protein translation is MGEKTEKATPKRLRDARKKGQVAKSQDFPSAVTFIVSMTTAFYLANFFYEQLGSFLSSVLIQAPTNHEPRVTLFYLHKCLLLILTTSLPLLGVVSVIGLLIGFLIVGPTFSTEVFKPDLKKFNPIDNLKQKFKLKTFIELMKSVLKIFGAALILYFTIKGRAALLIETAGISPIASAEIFKQILLKATTSIGIFFLVVAVADLVYQRHNFAKELKMEKFEVKQEFKDTEGNPEIKGRRRQIAQEIAYEDSSSQIKHASAVVSNPRDIAIAIGYMPEKYKAPWIIAMGADYRARKIIEEAEKYNIPVMRNVPLAHQLWEEGKELKFIPESTYEAIGEILLYVTSLNAQNSNAKDLNKDDD
- a CDS encoding CesT family type III secretion system chaperone yields the protein MQSQFEQLMEELGKEVGSPLIPDANQACKIRFAENDVAVQMEADGPDGNIAIGAILGKVPANNFRERLFKAALSVNASHQSEVKGVLAYGEVSEQLFLCDVLNMHYLDGKKLYEYALSFSKHAAIWIGAVNSGNLPDLHSLGLYNL
- the infB gene encoding translation initiation factor IF-2; the protein is MENIKLTKNLKLKIKNSKLTKAAGLDKLKAKLAQAGSEIKPQEEKSSKISRSKAAKVVQDGFDATSPLPSAESNFGESSSPRRIRAKSRSSFTSLEESSSVPDDLPASSSESEVVLETQAEAFLEINPESTAEEMSSKEPESHTESFEETENPSQEDTVEEVIEVLAPPIDSNKNEEEAVALESSPDPKPAKVTIKSKFGPTGKHINHLLSKTYSKSVDTDKADKSEKSSVKSSTTASTEENSSHSPIKKSEPSSSGFGNSNGRGFLRKDSKKSMPEFRDGRKKSTESVKSFSGRDRYGLNESNDDDKWRKKRIKQKKSYEDHVVQRPTSIKVPLPITVKDLAAEMKLKASELIQKMFIHGMTYVVNDVLDDETTVQFIGSEFGCTVEIDHSEKEKIQVVSNSVREEISGTPPEKLKTRPPVVAFMGHVDHGKTSLIDALRKSNIASGEAGAITQHMGAFRCSTSVGDITVLDTPGHEAFSAMRARGAEICDIVVLVIAGDEGIKEQTTEAIQHAVASEIVVVVAINKCDKPNFNVENVYRQLAEYNLLPEAWGGATATVNTSARTGEGLTDLLEMLALQAEVLELKADPSNRARGLVIESELHKGLGHVATVLVQNGTLKVGDSLVFNDCYGKVKTMHDEHNLSMKEASPSTPALITGLSGIPKAGDPFVVVKNEKTAKEIIEARIAGKQRFALQQKRNLSFDALLQNRKVLKLIIKADVQGSVEALVSSIAKIKSEKVKVDIVSTGVGEISESDIRLAAASKTTILGFHTSIESHAEPLIKSLGVRVKLHDIIYHAIDDVETMMADLLDPITEEKPLGSAEIKEIFKSSQLGCIYGCLVIEGSVVRNQKINLVRDKEVVWKGSISSLKRVKEDVKEVKKGLECGVLLEGYGLAKVGDIIQCYEIIYHPQKL
- the truB gene encoding tRNA pseudouridine(55) synthase TruB, producing the protein MKLVTDLKEGILLVNKPKGRTSFSLIRALTKLTGVKKIGHAGTLDPFATGVMVMLLGRKYTRLSDKLLFQDKEYDAVAYLGTTTDSYDCDGKVVGRSKKVPTLQEILKASESFQGEILQLPPMFSAKKVQGRKLYEYARKGIVVERAECKVRVSLKVINYEYPRIFFSVSCSKGTYIRSIAHELGNMLGCGAYLEELCRSRSGNFLLKDCIDGNLLDNEGFDITPHLVDVKEEHLTYRDSLQNP
- the sctW gene encoding type III secretion system gatekeeper subunit SctW; this encodes MSASGGAGGLGGAGAVNVSAIEAKAAAADAKEVVANQETSEMSMITASQDLTNPAAATRTRKKEEKFESIENRKKASAGEEKKTKSTEEKAGEDLADKTAANNPEISAKDLRSLKEGISDDSSPEDILEMVNEKFSDPVSKMQALEYLDVTTPASQGALKSAISRAKEQFSNENRREISGGKNILFASQQYAEALNVSPSGLRSLYTEVTGDTHSCQQLLGMLQDRYTFPEMGKVTSFLLNGMSADMKSSGPSIAPAKLQVMMNEIKNLQAVLTSFDFFEASFPAMENSLKMEGVPLPSDLNFVKVAEGFHRTVGEKFPSMSKLQSEVQGLVGNNIEAQSAILNLFFQGLNKTSPRLYQTAEKRTQLATVITNTLDAINANNDDYPKPTDFPKPKPWS
- the ychF gene encoding redox-regulated ATPase YchF — translated: MSHTECGIVGLPNVGKSGLFNALTGAGIASCNYPFCTIDPNVGIVSVKDERLSRLASISNSEKIVYADVKFVDIAGLVKGAASGEGLGNKFLSHVRETHAIAHVVRCFENTEITHVAGKIDPEDDIATINLELILSDFSSAQSIYGKAEKAAKGKKEPGALLFVLEKVLKHLESEQPVRTLELSDIEREVLKPYPFLTKKPILYVANIDEDSLGELSNEYVEKVKKIASEERAPVIPICVRLEEELSALPKEEANELLLSLGLKESGLTRLVRSTYDALGLISYFTTGPIETRAWTISRGTKAPDAAAAIHTDISKGFIRAEVVSMEDMITYGGRSGARENGKLRAEGRDYIVQDGDVVLFLHN